From the genome of Bubalus bubalis isolate 160015118507 breed Murrah chromosome 2, NDDB_SH_1, whole genome shotgun sequence, one region includes:
- the PTCRA gene encoding pre T-cell antigen receptor alpha produces MAESWLLLLLALGCPALPTEVTTLLRPAQQGVGSTPFPSLAPPITLLVDGKQQTLVVCLVLDVAPPGFESPIWFSAGNGSSLDAFTYGPSPAEDGTWTRLAQLSLHSEELAAWDTLVCHTGPRAGDNSQSTQPLQLSGDASSARTCLWEPLRGTRALVLRLGALRLLLFKLLLLDVLLTCSRLHAPPAVRGDPAGASGPGASGLPAPHEVPRAHSRLLPQPPPPRGSSSGPADRIRRNHGGTTGRGLSVSASPPLEPRDRRRRVHTRRPRRDPRNPVWEEGPPVLRAWSSGPSLSLPTSSLGAFLCNLPPPADPSFPGG; encoded by the exons ATGGCTGAGTCTTGGTTGCTGCTTCTCCTGGCCCTCGGGTGTCCAGCCCTGCCTACAG aGGTAACCACTCTCCTGAGGCCGGCACAACAAG GTGTGGGCAGCACACCCTTCCCCTCTCTGGCCCCACCAATCACACTGCTGGTGGACGGGAAGCAACAGACGCTGGTGGTCTGCCTGGTCCTTGACGTTGCACCCCCTGGCTTCGAGAGTCCCATCTGGTTCTCAGCTGGCAATGGCAGCTCACTGGATGCCTTCACCTATGGCCCTTCCCCGGCGGAGGATGGCACCTGGACTCGCTTGGCTCAGCTCTCCCTGCACTCCGAGGAGCTGGCAGCCTGGGACACCTTGGTCTGCCACACTGGGCCTAGGGCTGGGGACAACAGCCAGAGCACACAGCCCCTACAGCTGTCAG GAGACGCTTCCTCGGCCAGGACCTGCCTCTGGGAACCTCTCAGGG GGACGCGGGCCCTGGTGCTGCGGCTCGGGGCGCTACGGCTGCTGCTCTTCAAGCTGCTGCTGTTGGACGTGCTGCTGACCTGCAGCCGCCTCCACGCCCCGCCCGCCGTGCGGGGAGACCCAGCCGGAGCGTCTGGCCCTGGGGCCTCCGGTCTCCCGGCGCCCCACGAGGTCCCCCGGGCGCATAGCCGCCTCCTCCCGCAGCCTCCGCCGCCCCGAGGATCGTCCTCAGGCCCCGCCGACCGGATTCGCCGCAATCATGGGGGCACCACAGGCCGAGGTCTCAGCGTGTCCGCCTCGCCGCCGCTGGAGCCCCGGGACCGCCGCCGCCGGGTTCACACCCGCCGTCCCCGTCGGGATCCCAGGAACCCAGTCTGGGAGGAGGGGCCGCCGGTGCTCAGGGCCTGGAGCTCGGGACCCTCCTTAAGTCTTCCCACATCAAGCCTTGGAGCATTTCTCTGTAATCTGCCTCCTCCAGCTGACCCGAGCTTCCCCGGGGGCTAG
- the C2H6orf226 gene encoding uncharacterized protein C6orf226 homolog, with protein sequence MEPLTCRSESGPASSPAESTQASVTLAQLLQLVQQGQELPGLERRQVAATLDEPTASRLPRRPKPWEAARSAEHPAPQFQTGDRRLADPPSGQRSRLEEPGSAVSEARGPLQL encoded by the coding sequence ATGGAGCCTCTTACCTGTCGGAGTGAGTCCGGCCCGGCTTCCTCGCCCGCCGAGTCAACCCAGGCCTCGGTGACACTTGCGCAGCTCCTGCAGCTGGTCCAGCAGGGCCAGGAGCTCCCCGGCCTGGAGAGGCGCCAGGTCGCGGCCACCCTTGACGAACCCACGGCGTCCCGACTCCCGAGGAGACCCAAGCCCTGGGAGGCCGCGCGCTCCGCGGAGCACCCAGCGCCACAGTTCCAGACTGGGGACCGTAGGCTCGCCGACCCTCCGAGTGGGCAGAGGAGCcgcctggaggagcctggctcgGCCGTTTCTGAGGCTCGAGGTCCTTTGCAGCTGTGA